In Mixophyes fleayi isolate aMixFle1 chromosome 11, aMixFle1.hap1, whole genome shotgun sequence, one DNA window encodes the following:
- the LOC142106703 gene encoding interferon-gamma-inducible GTPase 10-like: MDNEQMSGILSEEDIQEIKTVLENKNLAEAIESVKTIITNIENVPLNVAITGESGSGKSTFINVIRSLNTDEEEGAAITGVVETTMEPTPFSHLKYKNVKFWDLPGIGTANFKAADYLEKVHFSQYDFFIIIASERFKENHIHLAQAIHSMNKKFYFIRSKVDVDLESSRKRRNKSFNEEEMLQQIRVNCIISLRDGGVGEPHVFVLSLMDLQKYDFNRMQNTLEEELPRHKRHMFLLSLPNITLQVLERKRKILNKLNWKWAFLFSAYSTANHTKAYEILQDVLKNHLNIFGLDNNSLIRLSNTFGKDINDLKSVIKSPFASTEINQELIQRQLTKNVAKYRISFENFLSYIPIIGDFITESATFFRSYIMLCESLKDFLEDASNVLQKAMEDST, translated from the coding sequence ATGGATAATGAACAAATGTCAGGAATACTTTCTGAAGAAGATATACAAGAGATTAAAACTGTTTTAGAGAATAAGAATCTTGCAGAAGCAATTGAAAGTGTTAAGACAATTATTACAAATATCGAAAATGTTCCATTGAATGTTGCCATTACCGGTGAATCTGGATCTGGAAAGTCCACTTTTATCAATGTCATCCGTAGTCTAAATACTGACGAAGAGGAAGGTGCTGCAATAACAGGAGTGGTGGAAACCACAATGGAGCCGACACCCTTTTCACACTTGAAGTACAAAAATGTGAAGTTTTGGGACCTTCCTGGAATAGGAACTGCCAATTTTAAAGCAGCTGATTATCTGGAAAAAGTTCATTTTAGTCAATATGacttttttattataattgcatCAGAGCGTTTTAAGGAGAATCACATCCACCTGGCACAAGCCATCCATTCCATGAACAAGAAGTTTTATTTTATACGCTCAAAAGTGGATGTAGACCTGGAATCTTCTAGAAAACGTAGAAACAAGTCATTCAATGAAGAGGAAATGTTGCAACAGATCCGGGTAAATTGCATCATAAGTCTCCGTGATGGAGGAGTAGGAGAGCCACATGTTTTTGTCCTCTCCCTCATGGATCTGCAGAAGTATGACTTCAACAGAATGCAAAATACCTTAGAAGAAGAACTTCCAAGGCACAAGAGACATATGTTTCTTCTCTCTCTGCCTAATATTACCTTACAGGTTCTAGAGAGGAAGAGAAAAATACTGAATAAACTGAACTGGAAGTGGGCCTTTTTGTTCAGTGCATATTCAACAGCCAACCACACAAAGGCTTACGAAATATTGCAAGATGTCCTTAAGaatcatttaaacatttttggtTTGGATAATAATTCCCTCATCAGATTATCAAACACATTTGGTAAAGATATTAATGATTTGAAATCTGTCATTAAATCTCCATTTGCTTCCACAGAAATAAACCAAGAACTTATCCAGAGACAACTTACtaaaaatgttgcaaaatatCGCATATCATTTGAAAATTTCCTTAGCTATATCCCAATCATTGGAGATTTCATCACAGAAAGTGCCACTTTTTTTAGATCCTATATAATGCTTTGTGAATCTCTGAAAGACTTTTTAGAAGATGCATCTAATGTTCTTCAGAAAGCGATGGAGGATTCCACTTAA